One window of Deltaproteobacteria bacterium genomic DNA carries:
- a CDS encoding sugar phosphate isomerase/epimerase: MKIGVMNDPSLSVYDEIEAIGKARYHFLDLTIEGPTLSLDVERTRSLLDQYGLFVVGHTDPCLPYAYPINEVRKACFKELERCAKLFSALGAKIMNIHPCYSSPPRMRQDLVEHNIEALKPVVQMAGAHGLTLVLENYKAPFDCVSTFQILLNEIPGLEVHLDFGHTNFGQDDAGSFCRHLGHRIMHVHFSDNRSTEDHHMPLGVGNVDWRKAVAALKMIGYDETITLEVFCGNHSVRFEYLQISRKLVLDLWM; the protein is encoded by the coding sequence ATGAAAATCGGCGTTATGAATGATCCTTCTTTATCTGTATATGACGAGATCGAAGCGATTGGAAAAGCCAGGTACCATTTTCTGGATCTTACCATTGAAGGCCCCACCCTATCTCTGGATGTGGAAAGAACTAGATCGCTCCTTGATCAATATGGTCTTTTCGTGGTCGGGCACACCGACCCCTGCCTTCCCTACGCCTATCCGATCAATGAGGTCCGTAAGGCCTGTTTCAAGGAGTTGGAACGGTGCGCAAAGCTCTTCTCAGCCCTGGGCGCCAAGATCATGAACATTCATCCTTGTTATTCCTCTCCGCCTCGTATGAGGCAGGATCTCGTGGAACATAATATTGAGGCATTGAAACCCGTCGTGCAAATGGCCGGCGCTCATGGCCTTACCCTTGTATTGGAGAACTATAAGGCCCCATTTGATTGTGTTTCAACCTTTCAGATCCTTCTTAATGAGATCCCCGGGTTGGAAGTGCATCTCGATTTTGGTCATACGAACTTTGGGCAAGACGATGCGGGGAGTTTCTGCAGGCATTTGGGCCACCGCATTATGCACGTTCATTTTTCCGATAATCGTTCAACCGAGGACCATCATATGCCATTGGGCGTGGGAAACGTAGACTGGAGGAAGGCCGTGGCCGCCTTGAAGATGATCGGGTATGATGAAACGATTACCCTGGAAGTGTTTTGTGGTAATCACTCAGTCCGGTTTGAGTATCTGCAGATTAGCAGAAAGCTTGTTCTGGATCTCTGGATGTAG
- the dapB gene encoding dihydrodipicolinate reductase: MELIKIMVNGLPGNMAAKAAEHILRDSALKLLSYALTGPEITANETQVDSERITLIRPDKRQEMIDSIKKAEGRFICVDYTHPGAVNDNASFYCDNGLAFVMGTTGGDRQRLVQTVKDSDVAAVIAPNMAKQIVAFQAMMEYAAGTFPGVFKGYDLKIRESHQKGKADTSGTAKAMIGYFNELGCPFTKDQIIMERDPEVQQTKWGVPEAYLGGHGWHTYALRSEDGTVFFQFTHNVNGRDIYAGGTIDAIHYLAKKIEQAAKGQVFSMIDVLKGV, translated from the coding sequence ATGGAGCTTATTAAGATTATGGTAAACGGTCTTCCCGGTAACATGGCCGCCAAAGCAGCTGAACACATTTTGCGCGACTCGGCCCTGAAATTGCTCTCCTATGCCCTGACTGGTCCTGAGATTACAGCAAATGAAACCCAGGTCGACTCTGAGCGAATCACATTGATCCGGCCGGATAAACGCCAGGAAATGATTGATTCTATCAAAAAGGCGGAGGGGAGATTTATCTGTGTGGACTACACTCATCCCGGTGCGGTTAACGACAATGCCTCCTTTTACTGTGACAATGGGCTCGCCTTTGTCATGGGTACGACAGGTGGTGACAGGCAACGCCTGGTCCAAACTGTCAAGGACTCTGACGTAGCTGCGGTTATTGCCCCAAACATGGCCAAACAGATCGTTGCCTTCCAGGCCATGATGGAATACGCTGCCGGGACATTTCCTGGCGTGTTCAAAGGATATGACCTCAAAATCAGGGAGAGCCACCAAAAAGGCAAAGCAGATACTAGCGGAACCGCCAAGGCCATGATCGGATACTTCAACGAACTGGGCTGCCCTTTTACAAAAGACCAGATTATCATGGAACGAGACCCCGAAGTTCAACAGACTAAGTGGGGCGTTCCCGAGGCCTATCTAGGCGGACACGGGTGGCATACCTATGCGCTGCGATCCGAGGACGGCACGGTTTTTTTTCAGTTCACCCATAATGTCAACGGCCGGGATATATATGCAGGGGGAACCATCGACGCCATTCACTATCTTGCTAAAAAGATTGAACAAGCCGCAAAGGGTCAGGTGTTCAGCATGATAGACGTGTTGAAAGGGGTATAA